The Cystobacter ferrugineus genome segment ACTCCCTGCTCGAGTGCTGTCCGCACCGACTGCTGCAACACCTCGTCCCATCCCTCGGGCCCAAGCTGACTGAGCAGTCTATCCAACGTCGTGTCCGACACCGCTCCCCTCAACCCCTTCGGCTCCGTCCCTTCGCGCACCAGGTCCTCCCCCAATGCCTCTACCTGTCGCAGCACTCTTCTTCCCGTCGCCATCCCCACCACCAGCAGCGACAGGAGCGCCCCCAACCCGTGCCTCTTGCCTCGACTGGCCCGCGGGTCCACTATCTCCTTGAACGTCAGTCCCAATCGCGTCAGCATCTGCTGCACGGCCGAGGTGTTTGCTCCCTGTTGCTTCCTCGTCCCTGTTTGCTTCTCGGGGGTGTGGAGGGCCCGCCAGCTCTCCCGCCCCGGTTTTTCTCCCCGTCCACGTCGACTCTCCAACGGCCTCACCTGGCCCGCGTCCTACCTGTGCCGGACTCGTGCCTCGCGATCAGCCCACCGCTGCCCGCGCCACCTCGTCCCATGGTTGGGCACCTTACCTCGCCCGTAGGTCCAGGTGGGATAACTTCTCTCGTGGGACTTTGAATCAAGCCTGACTGCTGGCCTGGGTAGTTCTTGGGCTGTTGGGCGTGTCGTTCAGGGCGGGTAGGTGATGAACAAGATCAAATCCCTGGAGGGGAAACCCTCCGTGTATGGCGCATTCGTGCGCCGTTGTTGGCTGACAGGTGAGGACGCCGGGAAGAACGCCGGTAGTCACTCCGGGCCGCGCCTGTGGTCACTCGAGGCCGCGCCTGTGAGCACTTGCCTGCGGGGCAACGCTGGGGACCGGCGGGAAGCTCGCGCGTCCATGCACCAGCGGCGCGGCATTCTCTGGAGTGCGGCCCCTTCTCCAACCCGAAGAGCAACGCCAGTGCAGGAGGGGCGCCAGCCATGAGCACGCCCCCCGTTGCTGCGGACCCCTCGCCCGCGTTTCTCTCACGGTGGAGGAAGCCGCCGAAATTCTGCGCGTGAACAGGAAGACTCTCTACGAGGCGATCCGACTCGAACAGGTTCCCGGCGTCGCTCGCATTGGAAAAACCCTCCGCATCCGCCGCGCTGCCCTGCTAGAGTGGACAGCCGGTAAGGACCGTGATTCTGCGCTCGGGAGTCGGAAATGAGCGTCAGATTACGGAAGTGGCGGAACAAGGCAGGGAAGGTCGAGGAGGCTTGGCAAGTGGACTTCATGTTCCACCACCCGGACGGACGGCGACAGCGAGTCGTGAAGTTCTCGCCCGTGCAGACGCGCCGGGGTGCCGAGCAGTACGAGCGCGAACTGCGCGCCTCCCTCCTCAATGGAACCTTCGGA includes the following:
- a CDS encoding DNA-binding protein, which encodes MNRKTLYEAIRLEQVPGVARIGKTLRIRRAALLEWTAGKDRDSALGSRK
- a CDS encoding transposase family protein; amino-acid sequence: MQQMLTRLGLTFKEIVDPRASRGKRHGLGALLSLLVVGMATGRRVLRQVEALGEDLVREGTEPKGLRGAVSDTTLDRLLSQLGPEGWDEVLQQSVRTALEQGV